GATTGGCGAttgctgataataatataataaaattatacttcagTTATCACATTTctacacataattattaatgtaaccACACGGTCAAGTCGAATATCGTTTGGTAACTGTGAAATTGTTTTACTCGTCAGACGGTGTGAACAAGGCTTTGCTCGCAAGTCGCAGACCTCACTGCCGCAATACTGTTCGAGTATTCGCCATTCGGTATTCGATACTTCGAGTGATCGTTCGTCTCAGTCACCAGTCACGTTTCGTTCTTCTCGTTGTAATCCGTCCGTGATCGTTTCGTTACTTTGCGGCATTTGTCCGATAAAAGTGCATGTCCCGGTTAATTTAGCAAGCAGCCTGCCACGAATCGCGGTCGATCACCATGCAGAATAACGACGGTAATAATGCGAGCAATAATAATCCTCCAATTTTGAGAAATGAGCCGATGAACCATGAACAGCAACAACCCGACGAAACACGTGATCCGAACGGCAAGGTAGCCGCCAACAACAACACCGGAAATACTACTCGTAACACCACTgcgtatttgaaatatttcaacgtGGTCCAACCCGTCGAATTATCTGTGTTTTCCGATCACAAAATTTGCGATGAATCAAAAACGACTGTGTCCACAAAATCGCCTTTGAGTTCAAACCCTGTTTCGGGAACGGTAGACGCCAAAAACGGAAAAAACTTTTTCGCAAGCAAGaatatgaacaataaaaaatcCGGACAGTATCATTCATATTGTCAACAGCAGTGGAACAACAAGAAGTACCCAAACAAATATCGGaagaacaaaaacaatttctcGGCGAGTAACCGCGGATTCAATGAATTTATTTCAGCAAACAATGTCCTCGATACACCTATTAGAAATTACCAGCCCGGTTCTACAAATGACTCTGCTTGTACAGAGGCGGGTTTAAATCAAAATGCTTCaaccaataatattttcctGGACAACCTTGAAAATTCTGAATATGATTCAGAATGTGAATCTGACCCTGGTGATTTAGAGAAAATGAGTATGATGACAGCTGCAGATTTTAATGATGATCGTTATGCTCGCTATGGGATACACGAGTCAGAAATCAAAGACTATGTACGCACTATTACTTACAAAAACTGTATAGAATATTGTTCACAAGGATATATtaaggtaaatataaattatattatcttgattAAGTTACTTATAtggtttttaatatacttttcaacaatatttaaaacaaattattattattttgtatttcttataATGTTGTGATATCAgtctttaaatttgtatattttacaaatgtacattatagatattatactgatGGTTGGTATAGGTAATAGTACAttctcgtattttttttttataatcacctATTTGTTCTACCTATGTACCTAAATTTACTTTTCAACTTTGTGTGTTAGGTATAGGCCCagatatagttattacttattctaatgtacctatgtttatttaattagatagattttttttaattttacaaaaagatGATACCTACAATCTGCacatattatagacataaaaaataagGAAGGCACTAACTGCATTTTTACAACTTTTCAgtagaataaataaaagtttGGATTACAATTCTTATTCTTATAATTGGGGTTGGACTGTCccgatgtaattttataaaataggatTTCTATTCagtttattgtgtataaatgtactATTACTACTATGTACTCTTCATAAACTCACacagaaaaaagaaaattgacgTCAACTAATCTGTGtgcaatataatgtaaaattatattgtatattttatcatgtaaatatttatataccaaatataaattttgaatgcACTCATGTGCAGGGTTTGTtgcatttgcatttttttaattatggctgtaaaatattaatcaaagtaGAAAGAAATAAAAGTAAGATGGAAATTATTTTCCAGACAACAaacttaaatacaaaaatgtaggCATATTCATGACAAAGTATATCATGAACATTGTGATGTGCATATCACCTACTATTTACTGTGTGTTATGTTCTCTGCCACTCATTGGTTGCATATCCCAAAGCATAACATACAGAACTTAACATACAAAAAAGTGGGGATGCGCaaacgaaattaaaaaacatattgtttttaacataggtacctCTATATTTTTTCATGggtatattgcatattttttgcatatttttctattttttaggcTAATTGTACATATGTCTTTGAAACATTTTGTCAATTTAATTGTTACTTTTAGTATATTTATGCattttcatgttttattttaagtaaatacattttaatagttaacattttttttttctggttaggtgtcaatcaatataaatataataggtagtaggaCCTACATATGAGTCAAAACagagtttttttgttttgtaatctTTGTGAAATTTATCTAGATGCAGATTGTCGACATTTAGTTACTtgatattaacttaaaatttaataaatcaatattttttaaagctattttataaaatgttagtaCATTTTTGCGAAATTTCagttaatatgtacaatatgcaTGCATATTTCTAACAATTTTAGTGTAATAAGTTCAGAACCCTACTTATATGTAAACACGATATTGATAAAGTACTTTGAAACAACAAAAATGCTATTCAATCTTCACTATCTGACCCAGGAAAATCATGATCTGATAATATGTGATTGGGTTCAACTTCCAAATTGTCTTCATATAATgtcaaatgtaaattattattactaacatGGCAGACATCAGTGATATTTAAACTTGTTTGTTTGATAATCGAAAAtaggaacattaaaaaaaaatgtattaggtttTTTGAATTGGCCTATAAATCAATTCTTTTAAACGGCTctctgatttttaattaaaaccttGCTGGCCCAGTCCAGCcctgtttataattatttgatattattgaaaCTTGGACAATCTAATTATGGGTATGTAACTCATAGTATTTTGACAGaggaagaaaaattaaattggaaaaaaagatgtcaagtgtttaaaattattaaattgtttttttttacatttgaataTCCAACACAGTCAAGATTTGAATAtcagacatttataaaaaaatattgtgaccgtattttagatatttttaaaccattgaaataacaacttatgaggaaccttttactgataaatgtaaaagtaaactaataaaagttaaaattaaaatgcctaTAGATTGGGTAAAAATActtaatgaaatacaaaaaaaaaaattgttccagCTATTTTAATCAGTAGAAGGGCCACTTAGATCTTAGCCACCCTTATCTCCGGACTATACAATGCATTTTTGTTTCTTTGTGGTACATAAAAGATAATGTTAAtgtaaccccccccccctccctttCATCAAAGAGACCTTGATGAActgaaaagttaaattatagACGCTATCAATATGATACCAATCAACTTGCTTCAACAGGTTTAAGGGAAATTTGAACATAACTTAGATGTCAACCATTTTATTCTAACTTGTAATATTACtcaaattgtacaatttatataatttttggaaCACCCTGTATAACATCAAAAGGGTTGTACAAACTTAAACAGTAATTGAACATTCCTCAAGTTGAATTGCACACCATAACCAccaaatttatttgatttagtaAAATGTTCAGGCGTTCAGCCCTAGGTGACTGATTCCTTAAAGCTAAATCACCCACtgtatataatagaataaattaaaataaatgttttgttgaaTGGCTGttatctttttaaaattttcagcatatataaatataaagccCTGCACACACTGCGGCGGTAGCGAAAAAGGTAAAATGCAGCCCTACACAATTTACCGCAACAGCACCGCTAAGCCAATAGAAACTTACCGCCACCGTTGCAGTGTGCGAAAACCTTAattaaggtattattatttgttaacatattttttatatttttttcttaatttaaatacttatagatTATTAACCCGTCGTAAGTAAGTATTGCTTTGATTTTTAACTTAGTGTGTATCACGTGGTCGGGTTTTTGTTCCTATGAATAATTTGATGAGCTGAgcctagaaaaacaaaaattttagttttttagtgtCTCATATTAACTAAcctattgttttcaaatataatataattgaattttaatgCTATATTGTGGTTTAAGTTAAATGTTGGCCAAATGCTAACACCGATAGTCGATACCAATgacaggataaaaaataaaccaacatattattttgaaatatatttaattttaatgctaCAAGTACCTAATatgctttattttaataaagaatattgAAAATTCTTATGTGTTATGAGCTTATGATGACATGATGTTAATATAGAATTAAGGTTAAGTGGAGTTACAGCGAAGCGGTTTTGCAAAATCGTAGTTTAACTGCACATATTCCTATGAAGAACATAGTTttgataatacctattaatGAACGTTACAGGAATTAAAATTTGTGTTGAAAATaatgtcttaataatattttagttaaagataaataattaaaaaatgttgcacTTTTCCAATTACCTGGTAAGTGCAAAACCGGTTATTTTAATACTGTTTATACAGCCTATTTTCTTGGTCAGGACAAGTGCCATAAACTAATGAATATCTGCAATTTTAATATCCTACAGTGTAAATAACATTATGCAACACTCATTCaacttttaaattgaaaaattgtatttttataactcaATAGGCACTAGCCCTGTTAGGCTGTTACTCCACCTGaccttatatttatttcaaaataacgaaaatataattatatacattttttgttagtaaaataaaaaatattaaatatgaattatttttactacttttCTACTGTCTCatgttttttttcacataattatgttgtattaaaattgttttgaatttatttttcaggATAAAGTGGTTTTAGTTGTCCGCTGTGGTATTGGCTTATTACCATTGTTATGTGCTCGGGATGGAAAAGCCAAAAAAGTAATTGCTTTAGAACAGTCAGCTTGTATTGAATATGCTCGTCGCATAATCACAGACAATCGGTATAGTACTGTGATCACCTTAGTTCAAAGCAATGTAAGAAAAATGtcattactttaattttattttttatatgaccTATTACTAGTATTATACATCTTATAGTACGTTAAATGTACACGTGTTACAGCTTTTTATTGAatcctatttaaataattttgtattttaaggtTCATGACTTAAAACAGTTGCCACACAGACTCAAGAAGGTAGATGTTATATTAGCTGATTGTTTAGGAGACTGTGTTTTAAGTCAAGGTGATCAAATGGAACAGGTTATTGAAGCTAGAGATCGTTTTCTTGTTTCAAATGgtctgtataaatataatattttaccaagtatTTTTCCTTATATTCagatttttattcataaatttgtATAGGTTTAATGATTCCTATGTGCGTTACTCTATATGGTCAGTTATTAGAACAAAGGCGAGTTTTTGGAAATTGTCGTATACgtaaaagtactaaaaaaagaACATATAAAAAATGTGATAATTGCCTAAAATTAAACAAGTCTGGGAAATCTGAAACACTGTCTAGTGATACTGACAGTTCATCAGATTCAACATTGTGTTCATGGTGGAGTAATGTTTATGGATTTGATATGAGATCAAATACAGAAATTGTAGTTGGTTGTAATTCTGAAAGTGTTGACTGTCCTGACTCAGCCAAAGATAAGTGGTTCATGATGGATGAACCACTAGTTACATTTTTTGATCCGTgcaaggtaaataattaatttatatttgtttttttgaaaataaaaaataaaacataacacaatattatttacaaaatattctgTTATgactacaattattgtaaagcttattatttgtattaaagaTGTTATGCTTTTAACTTATTTGACTATCCAACTGTTAATGTATTagaatgtttatgtatataatatccaaCACAAacactgtataaaaaaaaaaactgctctaaaagttgtgatataattttatagctaagtattTGAACTATAGTTATCATTTTTCTTAaaacagtattttataatttaaatcaccaatctaagttcaattatttagcagactattttaacataaaagaTATTCTATAGTTAACTAGTAACTATAGTAACTATTCTATAATGATATCGCAACTTTtagaaccatttttttttatactaagcgttttttttacacgggagtgtttttgttgggcTATCACTCATTTTTTGTTGATACCTTATTATTTGTAAgtcattattacttttaatatttatattgtatatattgtattactaattGCCTCAGCAAtgagagtatatatatatatatatagtggaaTGGATAAGCAATGGACCAGgtggactatattataatttacgataTTTTCGTCACATACGTATGAAAAATCAGACTTAAAAgtacttgaacattttttggttgtAACTTTTAAGTCATTCAACCAATCTGTTTACGAGTTTCCCAGTACGCATCTACACAATATTTCTGATTGATTGATACCTTACATGACCTTTTATATTCAGCTGTTTGCCATGTAAAGCAAGCCGATGGATTAGCACAGTTTTTCAATGGTTTTTCTACTCCTGTAATATACGTTAGCGgcttctctattttttttttaacttagtttCGCGCTACTACCGTTGTGCTGgataatatgaataacaattttaaaactaggtactttgttattaataaaaacataaaaaacaattattagcGTTTAGCgctgaataataaaatgttaaatatataggcttattatgatatttttgcttttattttttgtcattgtaaattttaaaatgctcataacttgctttacaattaaaatataaaatgcctattTGGAGCttaagataatattcttacttttaaattttattaactgtccaattttattcattttgatatgaaaaataacaaataagtatGGATTCTTCTGAGTGTAAAATTTACTATATCATACAATATGAAGCCAAAGACATCACCTGCAGCTACTTAGTCCTATTGttgataaataatgatattcaactataaaatttcttttataaataaaatattaaatactttatttatactgatattatatacatattcatacaaccaaaaaaatgttgattagaTGTTTCATAGTTAAATTtactttatacaaattatattaattataagtagttTAGTGATGATCAATAATTGGGTccaaatctaaattttaattagagCAATAAATCACAAAtctctacctatataattttaaacgattgccttttattttttggcagtattaaaaactgtatattttaataagtaatttttttcaggTAGTGTCTAATGCTTGCTTAATAAAGAAGTTTGATATGAATAAATGTACTATAGATGAAGTTCGCCATGTGCATAGTAAAGACTTAATTTTAGAGTGTACTACACCTTATACGAGTGCCAATGGAGGAGACTATGCACATATGTTAGAGCTGTTTATGGTAGTTGATTTTCCTAATGGTCAAAAAATTGTCGAtggtaagtttaatttttttttcagtaatttgGATATTTTCTTTACAAATTATCAACtctattttttgtgattttgctGCAATTGTACTTTAAATACAGAGTTGTCCAAACCTAATTGTTTAATCaatttgtttatgtttatagaTGATCTACAAATAGGATTTTCCACATCATCTTTTTCACCATATACTAGATTTAGACAGACTGGTTTATTGTTAAGGGACCAGTTGCTTGTTGAACAAGGTgacaagtttaaaattaatgagtTCCGTATGTGGCGTGGTCCTC
This genomic window from Metopolophium dirhodum isolate CAU chromosome 1, ASM1992520v1, whole genome shotgun sequence contains:
- the LOC132935795 gene encoding uncharacterized protein LOC132935795, which produces MQNNDGNNASNNNPPILRNEPMNHEQQQPDETRDPNGKVAANNNTGNTTRNTTAYLKYFNVVQPVELSVFSDHKICDESKTTVSTKSPLSSNPVSGTVDAKNGKNFFASKNMNNKKSGQYHSYCQQQWNNKKYPNKYRKNKNNFSASNRGFNEFISANNVLDTPIRNYQPGSTNDSACTEAGLNQNASTNNIFLDNLENSEYDSECESDPGDLEKMSMMTAADFNDDRYARYGIHESEIKDYVRTITYKNCIEYCSQGYIKDKVVLVVRCGIGLLPLLCARDGKAKKVIALEQSACIEYARRIITDNRYSTVITLVQSNVHDLKQLPHRLKKVDVILADCLGDCVLSQGDQMEQVIEARDRFLVSNGLMIPMCVTLYGQLLEQRRVFGNCRIRKSTKKRTYKKCDNCLKLNKSGKSETLSSDTDSSSDSTLCSWWSNVYGFDMRSNTEIVVGCNSESVDCPDSAKDKWFMMDEPLVTFFDPCKVVSNACLIKKFDMNKCTIDEVRHVHSKDLILECTTPYTSANGGDYAHMLELFMVVDFPNGQKIVDDDLQIGFSTSSFSPYTRFRQTGLLLRDQLLVEQGDKFKINEFRMWRGPQQSQKTMLVGEDTINKSTCNRFGPEENLKLRLRYTFINKKTKAINRRCAYTLAKQLF